The following are encoded together in the Lathyrus oleraceus cultivar Zhongwan6 chromosome 3, CAAS_Psat_ZW6_1.0, whole genome shotgun sequence genome:
- the LOC127127488 gene encoding LOW QUALITY PROTEIN: histone-lysine N-methyltransferase, H3 lysine-9 specific SUVH1-like (The sequence of the model RefSeq protein was modified relative to this genomic sequence to represent the inferred CDS: inserted 1 base in 1 codon) — protein sequence MDNHVGQDSFDKSRVLNVKPLRTLVPVFPSPSNPSSSSTPQGGAPFVCASPAGPFPTGVAPFYPFFVSPESQRLSEQNAPTPQRATPISTAVPINSFKTPTSATNGDVGSSRRTSRNRAAHITEEEGYNNTEMNELDVEDGIGNGSSKRKKRGRAKRASAGPVTGVSGVVPVDVDLDVVANDILQSINPMVFDVINHPDGSRDSVLFTLMIYEVMRRKLGQIEESTKEAHTGAKRPDLKAGTVMMTKGVRSNGKKRIGIVPGVEIGDIFFFRFELCLVGLHAPSMAGIDYLGSKASQEEEPLAVSIVSSGGYEDNTDDGDVLIYSGQGGVNREKGASDQKLERGNLALEKSMHRGNDVRVIRGLKDVMHPSGKVYVYDGIYKIQDSWVEKAKSGFNVFKYKLVRMPGQPEAYATWKSIQQWTDKSAPRTGVILPDLTSGAEKVPVCLVNDVDNEKGPAYFTYIPTLKNSKAIAPVEPAAGCSCVGGCQPGNYNCSCIQKNGGLLPYSVAGLVADLKSVIHECGPSCQCXPTCRNRVSQVGLKFRLEVFRTKNKGWGLRSWDAIRAGTFICEYAGEVIDSARAEMLGGENEDEYIFDSTRIYQQLDVFPADIEAPKIPSPLYVTAKNEGNVARFMNHSCSPNVLWRPIVRENKHESDLHIAFFAIRHIPPMVELTYDYGINLPLKAGQRKKKCLCGSVKCRGYFC from the exons ATGGACAATCACGTGGGTCAAGATTCATTTGATAAGTCTAGGGTTTTAAATGTGAAGCCATTGAGGACTCTTGTTCCTGTGTTCCCTTCACCATCTAATCCTTCTTCGTCTTCAACTCCACAAGGTGGTGCTCCTTTTGTTTGTGCTTCTCCTGCCGGTCCTTTCCCCACTGGTGTCGCGCCCTTTTACCCTTTCTTTGTATCGCCCGAATCTCAGAGGCTTTCCGAACAGAATGCACCGACCCCGCAACGTGCTACACCGATATCTACTGCAGTTCCGATTAATTCATTCAAGACTCCAACTTCGGCGACGAATGGAGATGTTGGTTCGTCACGGAGGACTAGCCGGAATCGCGCTGCACATATCACAGAGGAAGAAGGCTACAACAATACTGAGATGAATGAACTTGATGTAGAAGATGGAATTGGGAATGGGAGTTCAAAGCGCAAGAAGAGGGGAAGGGCAAAGCGTGCTAGTGCTGGTCCTGTTACGGGTGTTAGTGGTGTGGTTCCTGTTGATGTTGATCTGGATGTGGTGGCTAATGATATTCTTCAATCAATTAACCCCATGGTTTTTGATGTCATAAATCATCCGGATGGTAGCAGGGACTCAGTTTTATTTACACTTATGATATATGAAGTGATGCGAAGAAAGCTTGGACAAATTGAAGAGTCGACTAAGGAAGCTCATACTGGAGCTAAGCGGCCTGATTTGAAGGCAGGCACGGTTATGATGACCAAAGGGGTTAGGAGTAACGGCAAGAAAAGGATTGGAATTGTGCCTGGTGTTGAGATTGGGGATATTTTCTTTTTCCGATTTGAGTTGTGCTTAGTGGGATTACATGCACCTTCTATGGCTGGAATCGATTATTTGGGTTCCAAAGCAAGTCAAGAGGAAGAGCCATTGGCTGTTAGTATTGTCTCGTCTGGAGGGTATGAAGATAATACTGACGATGGGGATGTGCTGATTTACAGTGGCCAAGGTGGAGTTAATCGCGAGAAGGGAGCAAGTGATCAAAAACTAGAAAGGGGTAATCTTGCATTGGAGAAGAGCATGCATAGAGGTAATGATGTGAGAGTAATTAGAGGTTTGAAGGATGTAATGCATCCATCAGGGAAGGTATATGTCTATGATGGTATTTACAAGATTCAGGATTCATGGGTTGAGAAAGCAAAGTCCGGTTTTAATGTATTCAAGTATAAATTAGTAAGGATGCCCGGACAGCCTGAAGCATATGCAACATGGAAATCCATTCAACAATGGACCGATAAGTCGGCTCCAAGAACCGGGGTTATATTGCCTGATCTTACTTCTGGGGCTGAAAAAGTGCCTGTTTGTCTTGTGAACGATGTTGATAACGAGAAGGGCCCTGCATATTTCACTTATATTCCTACTCTCAAGAATTCGAAAGCAATTGCTCCTGTGGAACCTGCTGCTGGATGTTCTTGTGTTGGTGGATGTCAACCTGGAAATTACAACTGTTCCTGCATTCAAAAGAATGGAGGTTTACTTCCGTATTCTGTAGCTGGGTTAGTCGCGGATCTAAAATCCGTGATACATGAGTGTGGTCCTTCTTGTCAGT CCCCTACTTGCCGAAACCGGGTTTCCCAAGTTGGCCTGAAATTTCGTTTGGAGGTGTTCAGAACCAAGAATAAAGGTTGGGGTCTAAGATCGTGGGATGCTATTCGAGCTGGAACTTTTATATGTGAGTATGCAGGGGAAGTCATAGACAGTGCTAGAGCAGAGATGCTTGGTGGTGAGAATGAAGACGAGTACATTTTTGATTCTACTCGCATCTATCAGCAGCTGGATGTTTTTCCTGCTGACATTGAAGCTCCGAAGATCCCATCCCCGCTTTATGTAACGGCAAAAAATGAAGGAAATGTTGCTCGGTTTATGAACCATAGCTGCTCTCCAAATGTGTTGTGGCGTCCGATTGTACGCGAAAATAAGCATGAATCAGATCTCCACATTGCTTTCTTTGCAATTAGACACATCCCTCCTATGGTGGAGTTAACTTATGATTATGGGATAAACCTTCCTCTCAAAGCTGGTCAAAGGAAAAAGAAATGCTTATGTGGATCTGTGAAATGCAGGGGTTACTTTTGTTAA
- the LOC127131132 gene encoding uncharacterized protein LOC127131132: MDKKQNNYIATISFTIIGILSSLLSLLNEFLTITVRYLHRMCISKNFNKLFGFLDPNRILVHTKPAEVIQTYIQNKLDGEPKKCYLGPLLNSNHWQLFVICPEDNIIFWFCSLNRSPKKNIKVILEGALEGYHLLRGIKKKKPNWKNIMGHQQDNGWACGYYVMKNMFDIIDACIVERFNEIFTDTSSYEKESIDHIRQLWAQFFLQKVEEQENQEKKDLMTKQKRLKKTYI; the protein is encoded by the exons ATGGATAAG aagcaaaacaattaTATTGCTACTATCTCTTTCACTATTATTGGAATATTGTCTTCCCTTTTATCATTGCTTAACGAGTTTCTTACG ATAACTGTAAG ATATCTACATCGCATGTGTATCTCCAAGAATTTCAACAAACTATTTGGGTTTCTCGATCCAAATAGGATACTAGTTCACACAAAACCGGCCGAAGTTATTCAAACATACATACAAAATAAGTTGGATGGAGAGCCAAAAAAATGTTATTTAGGACCATTGCTAAATAG CAATCACTGGCAATTGTTTGTCATTTGTCCTGAAGATAatattattttttggttttgttcaTTAAACAGATCTCCTAAGAAAAATATTAAGGTCATATTGGAGGG AGCTCTAGAAGGTTATCATTTATTAAGAGGTATTAAGAAGAAGAAGCCTAATTGGAAGAATATTATG GGGCATCAACAAGATAACGGATGGGCATGTGGATATTATGTCAtgaaaaatatgtttgacattATTGATGCTTGTATTGTTGAAAGATTCAATGAG ATATTCACAGACACCTCATCATATGAAAAAGAGTCAATTGATCACATCCGACAACTTTGGGCTCAATTCTTTTTGCAAAAGGTTGAAGAGCAAGAGAACCAGGAAAAGAAAGATTTAATGACAAAACAGAAGCGATTAAAAAAAActtatatatag